Proteins from a genomic interval of Oceanispirochaeta crateris:
- the amrB gene encoding AmmeMemoRadiSam system protein B, protein MDIRKMMLPEGWYPHNPHHAELQIDNWKRNIQPLNKKIVSGIGPHAGWFFSGKQAFQLVSSIPKETQLLIIAGGHLNRGLKNRILNFANFETPFGSLKLDKEASNALCSDFTSDYDSDNTVEIYLPLIKYIFPHIKILPVRLTPETSAVQWGVACQNYCRNHNISAFFLGSTDLSHYGNRFGYTEFGDDLQSRRIVKSYDQQFLDSLCVMNTDLSLEIVESHHTACSAGAALGACGFAQSAGIEGGEIIEQRYSYDLIPDDSNEFVGYGTVAYS, encoded by the coding sequence ATGGACATTAGGAAAATGATGCTTCCTGAGGGCTGGTATCCACATAATCCGCATCATGCTGAATTACAGATAGACAATTGGAAAAGAAATATACAGCCTTTAAATAAAAAGATTGTCTCTGGTATTGGTCCTCATGCCGGCTGGTTTTTTTCAGGGAAACAGGCCTTTCAGCTTGTCAGTTCCATTCCGAAAGAGACGCAATTACTTATCATTGCTGGTGGCCATTTAAATCGAGGATTGAAGAATAGAATTTTAAATTTTGCTAATTTTGAGACACCCTTTGGGTCTCTAAAACTTGATAAAGAGGCCTCGAATGCTTTATGTTCCGATTTTACCTCAGATTATGATTCTGATAATACAGTAGAAATCTATCTACCTCTCATAAAATATATCTTTCCCCATATTAAAATCTTACCCGTAAGGCTAACTCCCGAGACAAGTGCCGTTCAATGGGGAGTCGCCTGTCAAAACTACTGTAGAAATCACAACATATCTGCTTTTTTCTTAGGTTCTACAGACCTTTCACACTATGGAAATCGCTTTGGATACACAGAGTTTGGCGATGATCTGCAGTCTCGAAGAATTGTCAAATCCTACGATCAACAATTCCTTGATTCTCTTTGTGTGATGAATACAGATTTATCCCTGGAAATAGTTGAAAGTCATCATACAGCCTGTTCTGCTGGAGCTGCCCTGGGGGCATGCGGTTTTGCCCAGTCTGCCGGTATAGAGGGAGGAGAGATTATTGAACAGCGTTATAGCTATGACCTAATTCCAGATGATTCAAATGAATTTGTTGGCTATGGAACTGTTGCCTATTCATAA
- a CDS encoding motility associated factor glycosyltransferase family protein produces MKNDFLDKNLLCLSQTSPEAAHLISRSNDSPHVHFITARDGSLVPVLSNSGSDKPLHSRFNPIKEGRRFSSSQNTAGTILAYGLGGAYHLLPLLENQNLVSLLIIDTEPEIIRAILREMDLSSLFLDKRVSIWISRNAEDFKPFLLSRYIPVLSGDLQSISLRPRVDNTSDFFHRVADVVKESISTITDDYTVQTHFGKKWFVNTLTNLKASEETTLTLNPVKKVQITAAGPSLEKQIDHLLQYRNESTLIATDTSLPVLLSHGIKPDMVISIDCQHISYHHFMQGYPEDIPLILDLASPPFLTRIAKKYFFFTSDHPFSNYVSRNFRSFPRIDTSGGNVTHAALSLAESLGAKQISLFGTDFSYPYGKPYSRGSYIFPYFQKQSSRMDGIESQFLSFVLHNQSLDREKFPGGFRYISKPMIHYKTCLENKANSMNAFIENIRGDGVHLDFIQNQKGTSGDFRMMSAGIPFQSRSDFLHSFAREIHDFPVIDTSLIEFLSSLTHNQKGTLMSILPAAAHFRKNCSTGEEALNLARKWTLELLKRKVFYE; encoded by the coding sequence ATGAAGAACGATTTCCTTGATAAAAATCTACTGTGTCTCTCTCAGACTTCTCCAGAAGCGGCTCATCTGATTAGCCGAAGCAATGATTCCCCACATGTCCATTTTATAACGGCAAGGGATGGCAGTCTTGTTCCAGTATTAAGCAATTCCGGGAGTGATAAACCCTTGCATTCCCGGTTTAATCCTATTAAGGAAGGAAGGAGATTTTCATCTTCTCAAAATACTGCAGGAACAATTTTGGCCTATGGATTAGGAGGAGCATATCACTTATTACCACTCCTTGAAAATCAGAATTTAGTGAGTCTTTTAATCATTGATACAGAACCTGAAATCATAAGAGCAATACTAAGAGAAATGGATTTAAGCTCTCTTTTTCTTGATAAAAGAGTCTCCATATGGATATCCCGGAATGCGGAGGACTTTAAGCCTTTTCTTTTGTCCAGGTATATTCCAGTTCTTTCAGGTGATCTTCAAAGTATCAGTTTGCGTCCTAGAGTGGACAATACATCAGATTTTTTCCATAGAGTGGCAGATGTTGTCAAAGAATCTATTTCTACCATAACAGATGATTATACGGTCCAAACCCATTTTGGTAAAAAATGGTTTGTCAATACTCTAACGAATCTGAAAGCCTCCGAAGAGACGACCTTGACTCTGAATCCCGTTAAAAAAGTTCAAATTACAGCCGCTGGTCCAAGCCTTGAAAAACAGATTGACCATCTTTTACAGTATAGAAATGAATCCACACTCATAGCCACAGACACCTCTCTTCCTGTTTTACTAAGCCATGGTATAAAACCGGATATGGTCATTTCTATTGATTGCCAACATATCAGCTATCATCATTTTATGCAGGGTTACCCCGAAGATATCCCACTGATCCTTGATTTGGCATCTCCCCCTTTTTTAACTCGAATAGCGAAAAAATACTTTTTTTTTACGAGTGATCATCCCTTTTCAAATTATGTGAGCAGAAATTTCAGGAGCTTTCCCAGAATCGATACATCCGGTGGAAATGTTACTCATGCAGCTTTGAGTCTTGCCGAGTCACTGGGAGCAAAACAAATTAGTCTGTTTGGGACTGATTTTTCATATCCTTATGGGAAGCCCTATTCCAGGGGAAGCTATATTTTCCCTTATTTTCAAAAACAGAGTTCAAGAATGGATGGAATAGAAAGTCAATTTCTAAGTTTTGTTCTCCATAATCAATCCTTGGACCGGGAAAAATTTCCCGGAGGCTTTCGATACATATCCAAACCTATGATTCATTACAAAACTTGTCTTGAAAATAAAGCGAACTCCATGAACGCTTTCATCGAAAATATCAGGGGTGACGGAGTGCATCTTGATTTCATTCAGAATCAGAAGGGAACATCCGGAGACTTTCGCATGATGAGCGCGGGAATACCATTTCAGAGTCGTTCAGATTTTTTACACTCCTTTGCCAGAGAAATTCATGATTTTCCTGTGATTGATACTTCATTGATAGAATTCCTAAGTTCCCTCACCCATAATCAAAAAGGTACTTTAATGTCTATTTTACCTGCAGCGGCTCATTTCAGAAAGAATTGCTCTACAGGAGAAGAAGCCTTAAACCTTGCCAGAAAATGGACTTTGGAACTTCTGAAAAGAAAGGTATTTTATGAATAG
- a CDS encoding 6-hydroxymethylpterin diphosphokinase MptE-like protein: MSQSGTPTARINNKYLHSKYDPLKEARLFVNNFIQDKSYSKNKLIIVLEPGLGYLLNELSLIHPQNLIFSVFFHSNTYQYCSEKGVLDNIFSYAPNMNDSLTTVLDKTLTRLNMRDIIFLEWPASKYLFPDECKHIRYKILEHLRILQGNEITKRQFSKLWICNGIRNYLRHDYSTCIASPLDRAVILAASGPSLENHIDRIQELQKDYFIVALPSSLSILKEYDIIPDILFTTDPGFYAREHLKYLDPSTLCIAPVTASFRDNQNHLAGINQGSYIESLLFKNNELPFLAEMGTVAATALTFLKEICTHPIYIAGLDFCIKDIKMHAEPHSFKSIILKNENRFFPGVSSYFNRANDMAYKIENHFRYSKSMDTYSAWFRNQKFPDNFLRLSPIQVNLPFKTKNTIPSISMKGTKQIVLKRSIHYPNLRERIRKISELRSSLNHELHQFEKSSVPTQFLNQTSSELFPEFSISDNPEEIISRMKLFLHKIGQLI; encoded by the coding sequence ATGAGTCAATCAGGAACTCCTACGGCCAGAATCAATAATAAATATCTTCATTCTAAATATGATCCTTTAAAAGAAGCGCGTCTTTTTGTTAATAATTTTATTCAAGATAAAAGCTATAGTAAAAACAAATTGATCATCGTGCTGGAACCGGGATTAGGTTATCTTTTGAATGAATTGAGTCTGATTCATCCCCAAAACTTAATTTTTTCTGTTTTCTTTCATTCAAACACATATCAATACTGCAGCGAAAAAGGAGTTCTGGATAACATATTTTCCTATGCTCCCAACATGAATGATTCCCTCACAACAGTACTGGATAAAACTCTGACCAGACTAAATATGAGAGATATAATTTTCTTGGAATGGCCAGCATCAAAGTATTTATTCCCAGATGAATGCAAGCATATTCGCTATAAAATATTAGAGCACCTGAGAATACTTCAAGGAAATGAAATAACTAAAAGGCAATTTTCCAAACTCTGGATTTGTAATGGCATCCGAAATTATCTTAGACATGACTATTCGACCTGTATTGCATCACCTCTTGACAGAGCTGTGATCCTGGCAGCATCGGGGCCTTCATTGGAAAATCATATCGACCGTATTCAGGAATTGCAAAAAGACTATTTCATTGTCGCTCTTCCCTCATCATTATCAATTTTGAAGGAATATGATATCATTCCAGATATACTGTTTACGACTGACCCTGGGTTTTATGCGCGTGAACACTTAAAATATCTGGATCCTTCTACTTTGTGTATCGCTCCTGTAACAGCTTCCTTTAGGGATAATCAAAATCATTTGGCTGGGATAAACCAAGGAAGTTATATTGAGTCTCTCCTTTTTAAAAACAACGAGTTACCCTTCCTCGCAGAGATGGGAACTGTGGCAGCCACTGCTTTGACATTTTTGAAAGAAATCTGTACTCATCCTATTTATATTGCGGGATTAGATTTTTGTATAAAGGATATTAAAATGCATGCAGAACCCCATTCTTTTAAATCTATTATCCTAAAAAATGAAAATAGATTTTTCCCTGGAGTCTCATCCTATTTTAATAGAGCCAATGACATGGCTTATAAAATTGAAAACCATTTTCGATATTCAAAGAGTATGGATACATATTCAGCCTGGTTCAGAAATCAGAAATTTCCGGATAACTTTTTAAGGTTATCACCAATACAGGTCAATTTACCTTTTAAAACTAAAAATACGATACCTTCAATTTCAATGAAAGGCACAAAACAAATTGTTCTTAAGAGATCTATCCATTATCCCAATTTACGAGAGAGAATTCGAAAAATCAGTGAATTAAGAAGTTCTTTAAATCATGAACTTCATCAATTTGAAAAGTCTTCAGTCCCTACACAATTCTTGAATCAGACTAGTAGTGAGCTGTTTCCAGAGTTCTCAATATCAGATAATCCTGAAGAGATCATTTCTAGGATGAAATTATTTCTTCACAAGATCGGTCAGCTCATATGA
- a CDS encoding ABC transporter ATP-binding protein, with the protein MIELNNVSFSYESEELAVFKDITLQLPAGMTTLVGQNGTGKSTLLLLAGGRIRPTAGSVQVNGIDTSLMNDEESRNRLISFIYQNMEFETEEKIGALLDFVYEQGQNDDGNLVEDIIMNFELDSCLGKRFQENSKGDMQKISIAFSLLYGSPYIMMDEPIFALEDKWKEKILEYLEDFAHNRNKTLYFSIHELDLSLKYSDNALLFSKDHSIITGPSSEVLTRDYLEDAYQIPMELLYRRENLFREQLAKPPLPQELSGQRVKVID; encoded by the coding sequence ATGATTGAATTGAATAACGTTTCATTTTCCTATGAAAGTGAAGAATTAGCAGTATTCAAAGATATAACACTCCAATTGCCAGCTGGTATGACAACTCTTGTCGGTCAAAATGGAACGGGAAAAAGTACTCTCTTGCTACTGGCTGGGGGGCGCATACGCCCCACCGCGGGATCTGTACAGGTAAATGGTATCGATACAAGTCTTATGAATGATGAAGAAAGTCGAAACAGATTGATTTCATTTATTTACCAGAATATGGAATTTGAAACGGAAGAAAAAATTGGTGCCCTCTTAGATTTTGTATATGAGCAGGGGCAGAATGATGATGGAAATTTAGTTGAAGATATCATAATGAACTTTGAATTAGATTCATGTCTTGGTAAAAGATTTCAGGAAAACAGCAAAGGGGATATGCAGAAAATATCCATTGCCTTTAGTCTTCTTTATGGTTCTCCTTACATAATGATGGATGAACCCATTTTTGCACTGGAAGACAAGTGGAAAGAGAAGATTCTTGAATATCTGGAAGATTTCGCACATAACAGAAATAAAACGTTGTACTTTTCCATACATGAATTAGATTTATCTCTAAAATACTCTGATAATGCATTACTTTTTAGTAAAGATCATTCAATCATTACTGGCCCTTCTTCTGAGGTTCTCACAAGAGATTACCTAGAAGATGCTTACCAAATTCCCATGGAGCTGCTCTATAGACGAGAAAATCTATTTCGTGAACAATTAGCTAAACCGCCTTTGCCACAGGAGTTAAGTGGTCAGAGAGTTAAAGTCATTGATTAA
- a CDS encoding septum formation initiator family protein: protein MINMITMKYYWPLMAALIIYTVLSFFWGKTGIQSIIEMERVRSQLELNLNELNQINNQLNEDLGSLSSDPERIAIQSRNLGYIQDNERILFMNLNGLSASKMNVGKILHLEQKMEKPEQSFKWIAFITFLSGSLLAFISDRKKEIINQ, encoded by the coding sequence ATGATAAATATGATTACCATGAAGTATTATTGGCCTTTAATGGCTGCCCTTATCATTTATACGGTTCTCAGTTTTTTTTGGGGTAAAACAGGCATTCAATCTATCATTGAAATGGAAAGGGTGAGAAGTCAACTAGAGTTGAATCTAAACGAATTAAATCAAATTAACAATCAATTAAATGAAGACCTGGGGTCATTGAGCAGTGATCCTGAACGCATTGCCATACAATCTAGAAATTTAGGCTACATTCAGGACAATGAAAGAATCCTGTTTATGAATTTAAACGGATTAAGCGCTTCTAAAATGAATGTGGGTAAAATCCTTCATCTGGAACAAAAGATGGAGAAACCAGAACAATCATTCAAATGGATAGCATTCATTACTTTTCTAAGTGGCTCTCTTCTTGCCTTTATTTCTGATCGAAAAAAAGAAATCATTAATCAATGA
- a CDS encoding GGDEF domain-containing protein, whose amino-acid sequence MKKAITTVHTIIVILGLLATAAWSATYLYNQRQFNSEKNNQRIPSLVKEVTNSLSSSETLYNKDFGDEIKRIFSENEDITALTIYSYDTGIEYFYSRNGQVSIINSANGISQNPEYKGLSFSNSIGSIPLSIKDKPGTNADFIFTVLPRTSIFYVLKISLLAVIILFVITLILIVAFSLSKSKNEDEDEDEDEDIPEWEKNDSQSDPSSLDSMHSNDGFDDYDSESQTQSEGSDDFASSSDFSLDDDLGLDSMEDDKNLNDLSIDSADSFDDLDFGDVDEFDSDDLNLEDTIPDIPDSEDLVGMDHEELPSSDSMDDLDNDFDLPEEEDLFDDMSSDDFDLNQEEIPPVSTSSTPSLYNPETGLGWESFMEERLGLELERSASFDQDLVLLMIRSQSADKEDMDKISSIIKDVYSYQDLIFEAGHDSLALIEPNKDLDEAILGIQSLFKRFETEMDISGIKCGLSSRNGRLITGKRLIKEADSSLNKADDENPIVGFRSDPEKFRDFLSHSS is encoded by the coding sequence ATGAAAAAGGCAATTACAACTGTACATACAATTATAGTAATTCTGGGATTATTAGCAACAGCAGCATGGTCTGCGACCTATCTATATAATCAGCGCCAGTTTAATTCAGAAAAGAACAACCAGCGTATTCCTTCATTGGTTAAGGAGGTTACGAATTCCTTAAGTTCCAGTGAAACTCTTTATAATAAAGATTTTGGTGATGAAATTAAAAGAATATTTTCTGAGAATGAAGATATCACAGCTTTAACTATTTATTCCTATGATACCGGGATCGAATATTTCTATAGCAGGAATGGTCAGGTCAGTATCATCAATAGTGCCAATGGTATAAGTCAAAACCCTGAGTACAAGGGTCTTTCTTTCTCTAACAGTATTGGTTCTATACCATTGTCTATCAAAGACAAACCTGGAACGAATGCGGATTTTATTTTTACAGTCCTTCCAAGGACATCCATTTTTTACGTCCTAAAAATTTCTCTATTGGCTGTAATTATTCTTTTTGTCATTACTCTCATTCTTATTGTGGCCTTCAGTCTTTCCAAGAGTAAGAATGAGGATGAGGATGAGGATGAGGATGAGGATATTCCAGAATGGGAAAAAAATGATTCACAGAGTGATCCCTCTTCCTTAGATTCTATGCATTCCAATGATGGATTTGATGATTACGATTCCGAAAGCCAAACTCAATCTGAAGGATCTGATGATTTCGCCAGTTCTTCTGATTTTTCATTGGATGATGATTTAGGTTTAGACTCTATGGAAGATGATAAAAATCTCAATGACTTGAGTATTGATTCTGCAGATAGTTTTGATGATCTGGATTTTGGTGATGTTGATGAATTTGATTCTGATGATCTGAACCTTGAAGATACTATTCCTGATATTCCTGATTCTGAAGACCTCGTGGGAATGGATCATGAGGAGTTACCATCCAGTGATTCTATGGATGACTTGGATAATGATTTTGATCTCCCTGAAGAGGAAGATCTTTTTGATGATATGTCCTCCGATGATTTTGATCTCAACCAGGAGGAGATTCCCCCTGTATCTACAAGTTCTACTCCCTCCCTATACAATCCAGAAACTGGTTTAGGTTGGGAATCTTTCATGGAAGAGAGGCTTGGGCTAGAGCTAGAAAGATCTGCATCATTTGATCAGGATCTAGTACTTCTTATGATTAGGAGTCAGTCTGCTGATAAGGAAGATATGGATAAAATCAGCTCCATTATCAAGGATGTTTACAGCTATCAGGACCTTATCTTTGAAGCAGGGCATGACAGCCTGGCATTGATTGAACCAAATAAAGATCTGGATGAGGCAATTCTTGGTATACAATCTCTCTTTAAGCGTTTTGAAACAGAAATGGACATCAGCGGTATCAAGTGTGGATTATCATCCCGAAATGGAAGATTGATCACAGGAAAACGCCTGATTAAGGAAGCCGATTCCTCTCTGAACAAGGCTGATGATGAAAATCCTATTGTGGGTTTTAGGTCCGATCCGGAAAAGTTTAGAGACTTCTTGAGTCATAGCTCATAA